In Romeriopsis navalis LEGE 11480, one genomic interval encodes:
- the bchB gene encoding ferredoxin:protochlorophyllide reductase (ATP-dependent) subunit B, with amino-acid sequence MKLAYWMYSGPAHIGTLRVASSFKNVHAIMHAPLGDDYFNVMRSMLERERDYTPVTTSVVDRNVLARGSQEKVVDNITRMDAAEKPDLIILTPTCTSSILQEDLNNFVERASFDAQCDVLLADVNHYRVTELQAADRTLHQVVKFYIDKARKHGDIVTEKSAKPSVNIIGISTLGFHNNHDCTELKRLMADLGIEVNMVLPDQASVEDLKTLPRAWFNLLPYRELGCMTAEYLKAEFDMPYVDITPMGVVETARCIRAIQQVLNQGGSDANYDEFIDEQTRFVSQAAWFSRSIDCQNLTGKKAVVYGDATHAAAITKILAREMGIQVVWSGTFCKHDEDWFREQVSEYCDEVLISEDHGEVGDRIAKTEPAVIFGTQMERHVGKRLNIPCGVISAPIHVQNFPVGYRPMVGYEGTNQLVDLIYNSFTLGMEDHLMEIFGGHDTKEAITQTISADADLAWSKDGSAELAKIPGFVRNKVKRNTEKFARDQHIQKITAETLYAAKEALSG; translated from the coding sequence ATGAAACTTGCTTATTGGATGTATTCTGGCCCGGCCCACATCGGCACTTTGAGGGTGGCCAGTTCTTTTAAGAATGTCCATGCAATTATGCACGCGCCCTTGGGTGACGACTATTTTAATGTTATGCGCTCGATGTTGGAGCGCGAGCGTGACTATACGCCAGTGACGACCAGTGTGGTCGATCGCAATGTGTTGGCGCGGGGATCACAGGAAAAGGTGGTCGATAATATCACTCGGATGGATGCGGCGGAAAAGCCGGACCTGATTATTCTGACGCCGACTTGTACTTCCAGTATTTTGCAAGAAGATCTGAATAACTTTGTCGAACGTGCCAGCTTTGATGCGCAATGTGATGTGTTGTTAGCCGATGTGAACCACTATCGAGTGACGGAACTGCAGGCGGCCGATCGTACCCTGCATCAGGTGGTGAAGTTCTATATCGATAAAGCCCGTAAGCATGGCGATATCGTGACGGAAAAATCCGCCAAGCCCTCGGTAAATATCATTGGTATCTCGACTTTGGGCTTTCACAATAACCATGACTGCACGGAGCTGAAGCGGCTGATGGCCGACTTGGGCATTGAAGTGAATATGGTCTTGCCTGATCAAGCCTCGGTCGAAGACCTGAAAACTTTGCCCCGAGCCTGGTTTAACCTCTTGCCTTACCGCGAACTCGGCTGTATGACTGCCGAGTATCTCAAGGCCGAATTTGATATGCCCTATGTCGATATTACGCCGATGGGTGTGGTGGAAACTGCGCGCTGTATTCGGGCGATTCAGCAGGTGTTGAATCAGGGTGGCTCAGATGCCAACTACGATGAATTTATTGATGAGCAAACCCGCTTTGTTTCCCAGGCGGCTTGGTTCTCCCGGTCGATCGACTGTCAGAATCTGACGGGTAAAAAAGCGGTGGTTTATGGGGATGCGACCCATGCCGCGGCAATTACCAAAATCCTTGCGCGGGAGATGGGAATTCAAGTTGTCTGGTCGGGAACATTCTGCAAACACGATGAGGACTGGTTCCGCGAGCAGGTGAGCGAATACTGCGATGAAGTATTAATCTCGGAAGACCATGGAGAAGTGGGCGATCGGATTGCGAAAACTGAACCGGCGGTGATTTTTGGTACTCAGATGGAACGCCATGTGGGTAAGCGCTTGAATATCCCCTGCGGTGTCATTTCTGCCCCGATTCACGTCCAGAACTTCCCTGTGGGGTATCGCCCGATGGTGGGTTATGAAGGGACAAATCAGCTGGTGGACTTGATCTATAATTCCTTTACCTTAGGCATGGAAGATCACCTGATGGAGATCTTTGGTGGCCATGATACGAAAGAAGCGATTACGCAGACGATTTCGGCGGATGCGGATTTGGCCTGGAGTAAAGATGGTTCGGCTGAATTGGCGAAAATTCCGGGATTTGTGCGTAATAAAGTGAAGCGCAATACCGAGAAGTTTGCCCGCGATCAGCATATTCAAAAGATTACGGCAGAAACGCTGTATGCCGCTAAAGAAGCATTGAGTGGCTAA